The Halomonas sp. KG2 genome contains a region encoding:
- a CDS encoding uracil-xanthine permease family protein codes for MRHSASHESWPKMLLTGAQMLFVAFGALVLVPLLTGLDPSVALFTAGIGTLVFHGITKQTVPVFLASSFAFIAPIQGSIASFGVSATLGGLMAAGVVYVAISQVVRVKGTAWLHRLLPPVVVGPVIMVIGLALAPVAVSMATGETSDNIGYGQAIFLSMASLLVTLILAVFGRGILRLVPIMGGIAVGYGLALVMGVVDFTAVRDAAWLSLPNFTAPSFHWAAILFMIPVAIAPAVEHIGDMVAIGSVTRKNYLEKPGLHRTLLGDGLATMAAALFGGPPNTTYSEVTGAVTLTKAFNPMYMIIAAVIAIVLAFVGKLGALLQTIPGPVMGGIMTLLFGSIAVVGMNTLVRAGQSLTAARNLVVVSLILVFGIGGMQFGGGQFTLQGVSLAALVGIALNWLLPAEKEGE; via the coding sequence ATGAGACATTCAGCAAGTCATGAGTCTTGGCCCAAAATGCTGCTGACAGGTGCACAAATGCTATTCGTGGCCTTTGGTGCACTGGTATTGGTTCCGTTGCTGACTGGGCTAGATCCCAGTGTCGCACTATTTACCGCGGGTATTGGTACGCTGGTGTTCCATGGCATTACCAAGCAGACGGTGCCGGTATTCTTGGCGTCATCATTTGCGTTCATTGCTCCCATTCAAGGCTCGATAGCAAGCTTTGGCGTGTCAGCCACGCTAGGGGGCTTAATGGCAGCAGGGGTGGTGTACGTTGCCATTTCTCAAGTAGTACGTGTTAAAGGCACTGCTTGGCTACACAGGCTGTTACCGCCTGTCGTGGTCGGACCAGTTATTATGGTGATTGGTTTAGCATTGGCGCCAGTCGCTGTCAGTATGGCTACAGGAGAGACAAGCGATAACATTGGTTATGGTCAAGCGATTTTCCTTTCCATGGCCAGTTTGCTGGTAACGCTGATATTAGCTGTTTTCGGGCGTGGAATTCTTCGCTTGGTGCCGATAATGGGGGGTATTGCAGTGGGGTATGGCTTGGCGCTTGTTATGGGCGTTGTCGATTTCACTGCGGTACGTGATGCTGCTTGGCTATCATTGCCAAACTTTACCGCGCCGAGTTTCCATTGGGCGGCTATTTTGTTCATGATTCCTGTTGCGATTGCTCCTGCGGTGGAACATATCGGCGATATGGTGGCGATAGGCTCAGTGACACGCAAAAACTATTTAGAGAAGCCAGGTCTTCATCGCACCTTGTTAGGCGATGGGCTGGCGACAATGGCAGCTGCGCTGTTTGGTGGTCCTCCCAATACAACCTATTCAGAAGTAACGGGGGCAGTGACGCTGACTAAGGCATTCAACCCCATGTACATGATCATCGCCGCAGTGATTGCGATTGTACTGGCCTTTGTAGGCAAGCTGGGCGCGTTACTGCAAACTATTCCAGGCCCTGTAATGGGCGGTATTATGACGCTGCTGTTTGGTTCGATCGCAGTGGTTGGTATGAATACCCTGGTGCGTGCAGGTCAGTCATTAACGGCGGCGCGTAATCTCGTGGTGGTTTCGTTAATTTTAGTATTTGGGATAGGTGGAATGCAGTTTGGAGGTGGTCAGTTCACTCTCCAGGGCGTGAGCTTAGCCGCGCTAGTTGGCATTGCGCTAAACTGGCTGTTACCCGCTGAGAAAGAGGGCGAATAG
- the mobB gene encoding molybdopterin-guanine dinucleotide biosynthesis protein B, with the protein MEEAIDSPFPVLGIAAWSGTGKTTLLAQLLPRLREKGLRVGVIKHAHHSFDVDQPGKDSYKLRQAGAAPMLIASRERFAMMQETPGQEEPDLGYLLSLMITQTPDLVIVEGFKAWPIPKLVLYRAGVGDVSIVSGDWVQAVASSGSLPPSIRPTAKRLDLNNIEAITEWVIEWMNAQPNAVAN; encoded by the coding sequence ATGGAAGAGGCAATTGATAGCCCATTTCCTGTGCTCGGCATTGCCGCGTGGAGTGGTACTGGTAAGACAACTCTGTTAGCGCAGCTTTTGCCTCGCCTGCGCGAAAAGGGGCTCAGGGTGGGGGTGATAAAGCATGCCCACCATAGCTTTGATGTCGATCAGCCAGGAAAAGATAGCTATAAACTTCGTCAGGCTGGCGCTGCGCCTATGTTGATTGCATCTCGAGAGCGTTTTGCCATGATGCAAGAGACACCTGGCCAAGAAGAACCGGATCTTGGCTACCTCTTGTCACTGATGATTACCCAGACGCCAGATTTGGTCATTGTGGAAGGCTTCAAGGCGTGGCCAATTCCTAAGCTAGTCCTGTACCGTGCAGGGGTTGGCGATGTTTCCATTGTCAGTGGCGACTGGGTACAGGCGGTAGCGTCAAGTGGCTCACTGCCTCCATCAATTCGCCCAACAGCTAAGCGGCTGGACCTGAATAATATTGAAGCGATCACTGAGTGGGTAATCGAGTGGATGAATGCTCAACCCAATGCTGTGGCTAACTAA
- the moaC gene encoding cyclic pyranopterin monophosphate synthase MoaC: protein MQLTHLNKHGEANMVDVGDKRETRREAVASGRIVMQPKTLQLLSDGELPKGDVLATARIAGIQAAKRTHELIPLCHSLALSKVSVDFAIDHANGCVDVSALCRLNGQTGVEMEALTAVSVACLTLYDMCKAVDKEMRIDAIQLESKRGGVRGDYQRGVPEPIVTGGGVAGEVRLGERCASPCVRVKFLAELRERVEESDLAIGLDQLPSRDVAGLKAALSAMDARFNVLSEQRTLCAINQVMANDSARLTDEDEVAFFPPVTGG from the coding sequence ATGCAGCTAACTCACCTCAATAAACACGGCGAAGCCAACATGGTCGATGTCGGAGATAAGCGAGAGACTCGCCGCGAGGCGGTAGCGTCTGGGCGTATCGTTATGCAGCCTAAAACGTTGCAGCTGTTGAGTGATGGCGAGTTGCCCAAAGGCGATGTGCTGGCGACCGCGCGCATTGCGGGTATTCAGGCGGCAAAGCGCACGCATGAGTTGATCCCGTTGTGCCATTCATTAGCGCTTTCGAAAGTCTCTGTAGATTTCGCTATTGATCACGCTAATGGTTGTGTTGATGTTTCCGCGCTGTGCCGCCTTAATGGACAGACCGGGGTAGAGATGGAAGCTCTGACCGCTGTGTCGGTGGCTTGTCTGACGCTTTACGATATGTGTAAAGCGGTGGATAAAGAGATGCGCATTGACGCCATTCAATTGGAAAGTAAGCGGGGCGGTGTTCGTGGCGATTATCAACGAGGTGTGCCAGAACCGATTGTGACTGGCGGTGGCGTTGCGGGGGAGGTTCGCTTAGGCGAGCGATGTGCATCCCCTTGCGTGCGGGTTAAGTTTCTTGCGGAGCTGCGTGAGCGGGTTGAAGAGAGTGATCTGGCCATTGGGCTTGATCAACTGCCAAGTCGAGATGTGGCGGGGTTGAAAGCGGCGTTAAGCGCTATGGATGCACGCTTTAATGTGTTGTCAGAGCAGCGCACGTTGTGTGCTATCAATCAAGTGATGGCCAACGATAGTGCGCGCCTTACCGATGAGGATGAAGTGGCCTTCTTTCCTCCAGTGACGGGTGGGTAA
- the moaE gene encoding molybdopterin synthase catalytic subunit MoaE, giving the protein MADITETELDIAVRVQEAAFKMDDGYESALRKRTDIGAIVTFTGFVRDFNESPDVIGLTLEHYPGMTERTLTQIGEQAGQRWALQAVRIIHRIGDLTPGDPIVRVLVASAHRRDAFQACDFIMDFLKTQAPFWKKEHSRQGAYWVKERHTDQQAAERW; this is encoded by the coding sequence ATGGCTGATATTACCGAGACTGAATTGGATATTGCTGTCAGGGTTCAAGAGGCAGCGTTTAAAATGGATGATGGCTATGAAAGTGCGCTGCGCAAGCGCACCGATATCGGCGCTATTGTCACCTTCACGGGATTTGTGCGTGACTTTAATGAGTCCCCTGATGTTATTGGGCTTACTCTTGAGCACTACCCAGGGATGACCGAGCGCACATTAACGCAGATTGGTGAGCAGGCAGGTCAGCGCTGGGCGTTACAGGCCGTACGGATTATTCACCGCATTGGTGATTTGACGCCGGGAGACCCTATTGTGCGCGTTCTGGTGGCCAGTGCTCATCGCCGCGATGCTTTCCAAGCCTGCGACTTTATTATGGACTTTTTAAAAACCCAGGCGCCGTTTTGGAAGAAAGAGCACTCCCGCCAGGGGGCTTACTGGGTAAAAGAGCGGCATACTGATCAGCAAGCTGCAGAGCGCTGGTAG
- a CDS encoding ribonuclease J codes for MNLTLYGYDDEWIAVDCGMMIRQDLPNSPLQVPNTDTLAALNITPKALYITHGHEDHIGAVAWLWPKWNCPIFATPLAAGLLRHKFAEHQLSSAAINVVEPGDAMELGPFTLRYLHVTHSIPESCSILMQAGDYRVLHTGDWKLDPNPLIGSPINAAQFRALAPIDLVIGDSTNAPMPGHSGSEGDVAKALAHTLKQCTGRVVVSCFASNLARVLAIGIAAQQCGRRVSLMGRSMERMVSVAKGLGYLDDFPPLVPPHDLGYLPPEEVVIIATGSQGEPRAALQRLAQRRHPFVDLEPGDSIIFSAKAIPGNERPIEQLKKRLAQLGVSIFDEMNHPELHATGHPAEDELRKLYQWVRPKTLLPVHGEARHQAAHQEIATSLGINAPLAPVNGDMLMFDNLGLRCEARYPQPPCIVNQNSVVPHPGLDTGSHSSRRGSLFLALPVTATDTGWCRIGRLMLDASGTSPLDEDSFSEWLDDQLLEIAAETLADLRQALQPRLIHWLANHLQHMPDVHLQIMATEMPSSEAISDS; via the coding sequence ATGAACCTTACGCTGTATGGATACGATGATGAGTGGATCGCCGTCGACTGCGGCATGATGATTCGCCAGGATCTACCCAATTCCCCGTTGCAGGTGCCCAATACAGATACATTAGCAGCGCTAAACATTACCCCAAAGGCGCTCTACATTACCCACGGCCATGAAGATCACATTGGTGCCGTGGCGTGGCTCTGGCCTAAATGGAACTGCCCCATTTTTGCAACGCCATTAGCGGCGGGGTTGCTGCGCCATAAGTTTGCAGAGCATCAGCTTAGTAGCGCCGCTATAAACGTTGTGGAACCGGGTGATGCAATGGAGCTCGGCCCCTTCACGCTACGTTACCTTCACGTTACCCATTCGATTCCTGAAAGCTGCTCAATCCTAATGCAGGCAGGCGATTACCGCGTGCTGCACACCGGGGACTGGAAGCTAGACCCTAACCCGTTAATTGGTTCGCCCATTAACGCTGCTCAATTTCGTGCGCTCGCGCCTATCGATCTCGTCATAGGCGACTCCACTAACGCCCCGATGCCCGGCCATTCGGGCAGTGAAGGAGATGTTGCTAAAGCACTCGCTCACACCTTAAAACAGTGCACAGGACGCGTGGTGGTATCTTGCTTTGCCAGCAACCTCGCCCGCGTATTAGCGATTGGGATTGCTGCCCAACAGTGCGGCCGACGCGTCAGTCTGATGGGCCGTTCAATGGAACGCATGGTGAGTGTCGCGAAGGGCCTAGGATATTTAGACGACTTTCCGCCGCTAGTACCTCCCCATGATTTAGGCTACCTGCCGCCAGAAGAGGTGGTGATTATTGCGACGGGCAGCCAAGGTGAACCACGTGCAGCACTGCAACGCTTAGCACAGCGGAGGCACCCGTTTGTGGATCTTGAGCCAGGCGATAGCATCATTTTTTCTGCCAAAGCCATACCAGGCAACGAGCGCCCTATTGAACAACTGAAAAAACGCCTAGCGCAGCTTGGGGTGTCAATTTTCGATGAAATGAACCACCCAGAATTACACGCGACTGGACATCCTGCCGAAGATGAGCTGAGAAAACTGTATCAATGGGTTCGGCCGAAAACATTGCTGCCGGTGCATGGAGAGGCGCGCCATCAGGCTGCCCATCAAGAAATTGCCACCAGTCTCGGCATTAACGCCCCGCTCGCACCGGTAAATGGCGACATGTTGATGTTCGACAATCTAGGATTACGCTGCGAAGCACGCTATCCCCAGCCGCCCTGCATCGTTAATCAGAATAGCGTCGTGCCTCATCCAGGGCTTGATACCGGCTCTCACTCATCGCGGCGCGGCAGCTTGTTCTTAGCGCTTCCCGTTACGGCTACCGACACTGGCTGGTGCCGTATTGGTCGTTTGATGCTGGATGCCAGCGGTACCAGCCCACTCGATGAAGATAGTTTCAGCGAATGGCTAGATGATCAGTTACTAGAAATAGCAGCAGAGACATTGGCCGATTTGCGTCAAGCACTGCAACCAAGGCTAATTCATTGGCTCGCCAATCACCTTCAGCACATGCCAGATGTACATTTACAAATAATGGCAACCGAAATGCCCTCTTCAGAAGCCATTAGCGATAGTTAA
- the purU gene encoding formyltetrahydrofolate deformylase, which yields MSHYYRLVVSCPDQVGIVARVSSFIAQQGGSITEASQHSDLETGRFFMRYEILADSLGMSAEALRSAFEPVAKAFNMQWSLVDTQKRRRVVLMVSRESHCLVDLLYRWQAGELDCDIVGVISNHEDMRSLTEWYGIPYHHVPVDPDNKQVAFEQVQAQIDSARADCVVLARYMQILPPSLCSRYAGRVINIHHSFLPSFAGAKPYHQAYQRGVKLIGATCHYVTEELDAGPIIEQDIHRVSHCHTPTDLVRFGRDVEKAVLARGLRWHLEDRVLIHGNKTVVFS from the coding sequence ATGTCTCATTATTACCGTTTGGTGGTGTCTTGCCCTGATCAAGTGGGCATCGTGGCGCGTGTCTCAAGCTTTATTGCTCAACAAGGTGGTTCTATCACTGAAGCAAGCCAGCATTCTGATCTTGAGACCGGCCGATTCTTCATGCGATACGAAATTTTGGCAGATTCGTTGGGTATGTCGGCGGAGGCGTTACGTAGTGCGTTTGAGCCGGTGGCTAAAGCCTTCAATATGCAGTGGTCGCTCGTCGATACTCAAAAGCGTAGGCGTGTGGTGTTGATGGTGTCGCGGGAGTCTCACTGTCTGGTTGATCTACTTTATCGTTGGCAGGCTGGGGAGCTTGACTGCGATATTGTCGGGGTTATCTCAAACCATGAGGATATGCGATCACTCACTGAGTGGTATGGCATTCCTTACCATCATGTGCCCGTCGATCCTGATAACAAGCAGGTTGCTTTCGAGCAGGTGCAAGCGCAGATTGATAGTGCACGGGCTGACTGCGTTGTGCTGGCACGTTACATGCAGATTTTGCCACCTTCGCTCTGCTCGCGTTACGCGGGACGGGTGATTAACATCCACCATAGCTTCTTACCCTCTTTTGCTGGTGCTAAACCCTATCATCAAGCTTACCAGCGTGGCGTTAAGCTAATCGGTGCTACCTGTCACTATGTCACCGAAGAGCTGGATGCTGGGCCGATTATTGAACAAGATATTCATCGAGTAAGTCATTGCCATACGCCAACGGATCTCGTGCGTTTTGGGCGCGATGTCGAAAAAGCGGTATTGGCGCGTGGTTTACGATGGCATTTAGAAGACCGAGTATTAATCCATGGCAATAAGACTGTGGTGTTCAGCTAA
- a CDS encoding energy-coupling factor ABC transporter permease: protein MSFAQSVLAPWALLLTWLVSLSVLAWMIWLRPWRVLIGDVALQHRWLAATLAVVLMWQLRAQAVDWLTLHLVFTVLMTLVFKMPLALISNVLINVAMSAIGRNEWVLLGANVLVTGIVPAVITGLVWRWVDRRLPDNLMIFLFACGFFGAALATLAGGLSAVLLIIVAGTDSEAVYLAQEYARFLPLLMPSEAFITGMLLSILLVYHPSWVATFNDRRYIDSQ, encoded by the coding sequence ATGTCTTTCGCGCAAAGTGTTTTAGCTCCCTGGGCATTGTTGCTGACGTGGTTGGTATCGTTAAGCGTACTTGCGTGGATGATATGGCTGCGCCCCTGGCGAGTACTGATAGGCGATGTGGCTCTTCAGCATCGGTGGTTAGCCGCGACGCTCGCTGTGGTGTTGATGTGGCAACTGCGTGCTCAGGCAGTCGATTGGTTAACCCTGCACTTAGTCTTCACCGTCTTAATGACGTTGGTATTCAAAATGCCTCTCGCATTAATCAGCAATGTGCTGATTAATGTTGCGATGTCAGCTATTGGCCGCAACGAATGGGTGTTACTAGGCGCTAATGTATTGGTAACCGGCATTGTACCTGCGGTCATTACCGGTCTGGTATGGCGATGGGTAGACCGGCGCCTGCCGGATAACTTGATGATCTTTTTATTCGCATGCGGCTTTTTTGGCGCAGCGCTGGCAACGCTGGCAGGAGGGTTGTCAGCGGTCTTGCTAATCATAGTGGCGGGTACCGACTCTGAAGCTGTGTACTTAGCCCAAGAGTATGCGCGCTTCTTACCCCTGTTAATGCCCTCCGAGGCTTTTATCACAGGGATGTTGCTCAGCATTTTGCTGGTGTATCACCCGAGTTGGGTGGCGACGTTTAATGATCGTCGCTATATAGATTCTCAGTAA
- the lexA gene encoding transcriptional repressor LexA, translated as MSRPLTARQQHVFDFIVKTMSEFGYPPTRAEIAKALGFRSPNAAEEHLRALERKGAIRIIRNTSRGIRLPNQEPQDISDVSATAPAANVEPLPNGLPVIGEVAAGSPILAAEHIDRYCPLPAEYFTPKADYLLRVRGLSMKDVGILEGDLLAVHRTDRVRDGQIVVARLEDEVTVKRFKRQGHTVTLIAENSDFAPIEIDLRTQQLDIEGVGVGVIRGGNGQALG; from the coding sequence ATGTCGCGTCCTCTTACTGCTCGTCAACAGCATGTTTTTGATTTTATTGTTAAAACGATGTCTGAATTTGGCTATCCACCGACCCGCGCAGAAATTGCCAAAGCGCTAGGCTTTCGTTCTCCTAACGCTGCTGAAGAGCATTTACGAGCGCTTGAGCGCAAAGGTGCCATCCGCATTATCCGTAACACCTCGCGGGGAATTCGACTGCCTAATCAGGAACCACAGGATATCAGTGATGTCTCGGCAACAGCGCCTGCCGCCAACGTAGAACCACTACCAAATGGCTTACCAGTCATCGGAGAGGTGGCCGCAGGAAGCCCGATTCTAGCAGCGGAACACATTGATCGTTATTGCCCACTCCCCGCTGAATACTTTACCCCCAAAGCGGATTACCTTCTTCGGGTGCGAGGCTTGTCAATGAAGGATGTTGGCATACTGGAAGGCGACCTTCTTGCCGTGCATCGCACCGACCGGGTTCGTGATGGCCAGATTGTGGTGGCAAGGCTAGAAGATGAAGTCACTGTAAAACGCTTTAAACGACAGGGCCATACGGTGACACTGATTGCTGAAAACAGCGACTTTGCGCCCATAGAAATTGACCTACGCACGCAGCAGTTGGATATCGAAGGGGTGGGAGTTGGTGTCATACGTGGCGGTAACGGCCAAGCACTGGGATAA
- a CDS encoding TetR/AcrR family transcriptional regulator, with the protein MAQSDTVTRILDTAEVLFAERGFAETSLRNITSKARVNLAAVNYHFGSKKALIQAVFARYLDPFSQRFHTALDELEAQYNGDVIPLEVLLETMASTVLAVPAERNSLKVFMRLLGLAYSQAQGHLRRYIQQQYGDVFTRFTELVRQATPDLPDAERFWRLHFMLGTVIFTLSGLDALRDIAAKDYNEQVTVRDLVRRLRPVVVAAMNAPLPPAAEGHYANAHVS; encoded by the coding sequence ATGGCGCAATCTGATACGGTAACACGTATCCTTGATACCGCTGAGGTGCTGTTTGCCGAGCGTGGTTTTGCCGAAACATCGCTACGCAATATCACCAGTAAAGCGCGGGTTAATTTGGCGGCTGTCAATTACCACTTTGGTTCTAAAAAGGCGCTTATCCAGGCGGTATTTGCGCGCTATTTAGACCCCTTCTCACAACGTTTTCACACGGCGCTTGATGAACTGGAAGCGCAGTACAACGGTGATGTGATTCCGCTTGAAGTGCTGTTGGAAACAATGGCAAGCACGGTGCTGGCAGTGCCTGCTGAGCGCAATAGTTTGAAGGTGTTTATGCGTCTGCTAGGGTTGGCGTATAGTCAGGCACAAGGGCATTTACGCCGTTATATCCAGCAGCAGTACGGCGATGTGTTTACCCGCTTTACTGAGCTGGTGCGCCAGGCAACGCCAGATTTACCTGATGCTGAGCGTTTTTGGCGACTACATTTCATGCTGGGCACCGTGATTTTTACGCTGTCAGGTTTAGATGCGCTGCGAGACATTGCCGCGAAAGACTATAATGAGCAAGTAACCGTCAGGGATTTGGTAAGACGTTTACGCCCTGTCGTGGTTGCCGCCATGAATGCTCCGCTACCGCCTGCTGCTGAAGGACATTATGCGAACGCCCACGTTAGCTGA
- a CDS encoding L,D-transpeptidase, producing the protein MRTPTLAELPPQNGGWIEINIKHQQLCWWQGRTLQYTCAVSTGEKGVGQQEGSGQTPLGWHYIRASIGDGLADNAVFRGRRWTGEVFTSALAAEFPHRDWILTRILWLCGLERGVNRGGDVDTQRRFIYLHGTPPDQPMGVAASHGCIRLRNDDLMYLFEHAPPGTPVWLHNG; encoded by the coding sequence ATGCGAACGCCCACGTTAGCTGAACTACCCCCGCAGAATGGTGGTTGGATAGAGATCAATATCAAACACCAGCAGCTATGCTGGTGGCAAGGGCGCACGCTGCAGTACACGTGCGCTGTGTCCACCGGTGAGAAAGGCGTAGGACAGCAGGAAGGCAGCGGTCAAACCCCTCTTGGATGGCATTATATCCGCGCATCGATAGGGGACGGTTTAGCTGATAATGCTGTTTTTCGGGGGCGGCGATGGACTGGGGAGGTGTTTACGTCGGCGCTTGCGGCGGAATTCCCTCATCGTGATTGGATATTAACGCGCATTTTGTGGCTGTGTGGTTTGGAGAGAGGAGTGAATCGAGGCGGGGATGTCGACACTCAGCGTCGCTTTATCTATCTTCATGGCACGCCACCTGATCAACCGATGGGCGTGGCTGCTTCACATGGGTGTATTCGGTTGCGCAATGATGATCTGATGTATCTTTTTGAGCATGCGCCGCCGGGCACGCCCGTTTGGCTTCATAATGGCTAA
- the nagZ gene encoding beta-N-acetylhexosaminidase, with product MTQSLGPVMLDLEGPRLTKAEKHLLMDPAVGGVILFARNVENAYQVRKLCSDIRRVRGELLLGIDQEGGRVQRIKEGVTRMPAMARIGDQFAEDSASGLALAKDAGWLLGMEMAACGLDISFAPVLDVESGISSVIGDRSFSTDPAHVAALGQCFINGLHEAGMAAVGKHFPGHGGVAADSHVALPVDDRPLALIKQRDLVPFSQLATQLDGVMPAHVIYSAFDSRPAGFSPSWLGMLRESLGFKGCIFSDDLSMAGAHEAGDPKERASAALAAGCDMLLVCNDRSAALDVVEACQGLHSKRPIKLRYGRARPDVDALTALGRWRRTHAKLEALAN from the coding sequence ATGACTCAATCTTTAGGCCCGGTCATGCTTGACCTTGAAGGGCCGCGATTAACCAAAGCTGAAAAACATCTTTTGATGGACCCTGCTGTGGGCGGTGTCATTTTATTCGCTAGAAATGTCGAGAATGCTTACCAGGTTAGAAAGCTTTGCAGTGATATTCGTCGTGTTCGCGGCGAGCTGTTACTTGGTATTGATCAAGAAGGCGGTCGCGTTCAGCGAATTAAAGAAGGCGTTACTCGCATGCCAGCCATGGCACGCATCGGTGATCAATTCGCTGAGGATTCGGCATCCGGTCTTGCATTAGCAAAAGATGCGGGTTGGTTGCTGGGGATGGAAATGGCTGCTTGCGGTCTGGATATCAGCTTTGCGCCTGTTTTAGATGTCGAAAGTGGCATCTCTAGCGTTATCGGTGATCGTAGCTTCAGCACCGACCCTGCACACGTCGCTGCGCTGGGTCAGTGTTTTATCAACGGTTTGCATGAAGCGGGTATGGCGGCGGTAGGTAAGCATTTTCCTGGCCATGGTGGCGTTGCCGCTGACTCCCATGTGGCGTTACCTGTGGATGACCGTCCGCTGGCGCTTATTAAACAGCGCGATCTTGTTCCGTTTAGCCAGCTTGCTACTCAGCTTGATGGTGTTATGCCTGCCCATGTTATTTATAGTGCGTTTGACTCACGTCCTGCTGGCTTCTCACCTAGTTGGTTGGGAATGTTAAGAGAGTCCCTGGGGTTTAAAGGTTGTATCTTTTCAGATGATTTAAGCATGGCGGGTGCTCATGAAGCGGGTGACCCGAAGGAGCGCGCCAGTGCTGCCCTTGCCGCAGGATGCGACATGCTATTGGTCTGTAATGACCGCTCTGCAGCGTTAGACGTTGTTGAAGCATGCCAGGGATTACACAGTAAACGACCAATCAAGCTGCGCTATGGGCGAGCCCGTCCAGACGTGGATGCGCTAACGGCACTTGGCCGCTGGCGTCGTACCCATGCCAAATTAGAAGCGTTAGCGAATTAA
- a CDS encoding hypoxanthine-guanine phosphoribosyltransferase has translation MSKLDKEALESLDSMRELMDNADCLISQQQVERALDRMAEEISKDLGDKLPVFYCVMNGGLITTGHLLTRLGFPLEVDYLHATRYRNELRGGELFWRVSPEIPMAGRHVVIVDDILDEGSTLAAILAYCEEAQAASVTTAVLVDKQHDRKAVPGLKADYCSLEVADRYVFGFGMDYKGYWRNAPGIFAPKGM, from the coding sequence ATGTCCAAACTGGATAAAGAGGCGCTTGAGTCGCTTGACTCAATGCGTGAGCTGATGGATAACGCTGACTGCTTGATTTCTCAACAACAAGTTGAGCGTGCACTGGATCGAATGGCTGAGGAAATTAGCAAAGATCTAGGGGATAAGTTACCGGTTTTTTACTGCGTTATGAATGGCGGCTTGATCACAACAGGGCACCTGCTAACCCGATTAGGTTTCCCTCTTGAAGTTGATTATTTGCACGCGACCCGCTATCGCAATGAGTTGCGTGGTGGCGAACTTTTTTGGCGTGTTTCTCCAGAAATTCCCATGGCAGGGCGCCACGTCGTCATCGTCGATGACATTCTTGATGAAGGCTCTACGTTAGCCGCTATTCTTGCCTACTGCGAGGAAGCCCAAGCGGCGAGCGTTACAACGGCAGTGCTGGTGGATAAGCAGCATGACCGTAAAGCGGTACCTGGCTTAAAAGCCGATTACTGTAGCTTAGAGGTTGCAGATCGTTACGTGTTTGGCTTTGGCATGGATTACAAAGGCTACTGGCGTAATGCCCCTGGAATATTTGCTCCCAAGGGCATGTAA
- a CDS encoding kinase/pyrophosphorylase has translation MKRTAFFISDGTGITAESLGRSLLAQFSDVEINMLTKPYIDTLEKARALAEIIDSTAVRDGHRPIIIDTIVDQDIRNVIRQASGFKVDIFSTFLEPLEQELETHSSYSVGRTHSIGSDDVYMDRIHSVHFALDNDDGARTHQYDKADIILVGVSRCGKTPTSLYLALQFGIRAANYPLTEDDLDEDGSLKLPKALAPHRHKLFGLTIDARRLAAIRNERRPNSRYSSMDQCLQEVGQAESLYRSMHIPFIDTTRFSVEEISTRMIAETGLARRFSPR, from the coding sequence ATGAAGCGAACAGCCTTTTTTATTTCTGATGGTACTGGCATTACGGCAGAAAGCCTTGGGCGTAGCCTGTTAGCTCAATTTAGTGATGTTGAAATCAATATGCTGACAAAGCCCTACATTGATACGCTTGAAAAGGCTCGCGCTTTAGCGGAAATAATCGACTCTACCGCCGTCCGTGACGGCCATCGGCCGATTATCATTGATACCATTGTCGATCAGGATATCCGTAACGTCATTCGACAGGCCTCAGGCTTCAAGGTGGATATCTTCTCTACCTTTTTAGAACCCCTAGAGCAAGAGTTAGAAACTCACTCCTCTTACAGCGTCGGCAGAACGCACTCGATTGGTAGCGATGATGTCTACATGGATCGCATTCATTCTGTCCATTTTGCGCTAGATAATGATGATGGCGCACGAACGCACCAATACGATAAAGCCGACATTATTCTGGTTGGCGTTTCACGTTGCGGAAAAACACCCACCTCGCTTTATCTAGCGCTTCAATTTGGTATTCGAGCCGCTAACTACCCATTGACCGAAGATGACTTGGATGAAGATGGCAGTTTAAAACTACCCAAAGCACTAGCCCCCCATAGACACAAGCTGTTTGGCCTGACAATTGATGCTCGCAGACTAGCAGCAATACGCAACGAGCGCCGTCCAAACAGCCGCTACAGTTCAATGGACCAGTGTTTGCAAGAAGTTGGGCAGGCTGAGTCGCTATATCGCTCGATGCACATCCCGTTTATCGATACGACACGCTTTTCAGTAGAAGAGATATCAACCCGAATGATTGCGGAGACAGGCCTAGCTAGGCGCTTCTCGCCCCGCTAG